A DNA window from Sporosarcina sp. ANT_H38 contains the following coding sequences:
- a CDS encoding DoxX family protein, whose product MTILTSIIQGLLAAMFLMAGVGKTIGSQMHKVNFDKWRLPQWFRVVTGLVELVGAILLIIGFWNSTSGITGALLLGVTAIGGILTHLRVKDSIKDTAAIIVLGILTFTLLFLLL is encoded by the coding sequence ATGACCATTTTAACTTCTATTATCCAAGGTTTACTCGCCGCTATGTTTTTAATGGCAGGTGTAGGCAAAACAATTGGTTCACAAATGCACAAAGTGAATTTTGACAAATGGAGATTACCACAATGGTTCCGTGTCGTAACCGGTCTTGTTGAATTAGTGGGAGCTATTTTACTCATCATTGGATTTTGGAATAGTACAAGTGGAATCACAGGGGCATTACTATTAGGGGTGACGGCAATTGGAGGAATCTTAACACATTTACGCGTGAAAGATAGTATAAAAGATACGGCAGCAATCATTGTTTTGGGCATTCTTACATTTACGCTGTTGTTCTTATTACTATAA